One window of the Podospora pseudopauciseta strain CBS 411.78 chromosome 4, whole genome shotgun sequence genome contains the following:
- the ESC4 gene encoding regulator of Ty1 Transposition (EggNog:ENOG503NXVY; COG:L) — protein sequence MAEQHEKAPLLADCAIAFVQSKQLSSQLISILSDVAREHGAEVLEPDRQGKIRWKKATHIISNTIDFEEYTESLAAMVPVVKSDWIRVSIHRRKLAQLRPYSPDPRMIFSSVTVTCADIPTLDKEAICGGVLALGGMESKDLNKLTTHICALTLEHPKCQEALEKKLKAKIVLPHWFDDCFRLGKRIDEGPYLLPDPEVLRTASEEPVKIPSSQQLEGASSAVPSGPYEPQGGEKLVVFSQKKVLLGDDLPINDSTRKTIGEKIARGGGEVVGTVEECNTFVGHYRDGEQYVRASQMGKDVGNLAWLYYLIVYNEWTSPLRRLLHYPVPREPLPGFKDLKITLSNYGGEARIYLENLVTAAGATYTRTMKAENTHLITARLHSEKCEAAKDWNIEIVNHLWIEESYVACQALALNDDKYKAWPRRTNLGEVIGKTFLDETVLRNLYYPGGEEHMDAAAKKKKRVAAAAQKNALTMNLDKDFGTMQDSFMADSSPAPAAPATAKKGRKPKAAAAAAPTAANLVTPAKGRHLRTGKENDTPPVLSSGSRSAKAAALSKLQDIAPDLALYEKEKRRPLKDGVWGGKRAMDQIDKERSTRSSSPAGHADADDDEEEEETGEKSRPSKRPRLSLPNVTMRICATGYKRWVGNKNLEDSDRKKLRNLGVTLVQDTQPCDYLAAPKVVRTMKFLKCLAKGAEIINTSFLDACLETNKRPPVEDHFLVDEENEKKFNINLGTSVGRARANKGKLLWNVPIYCTADIKNGVENFKAIAEANGAIFKIYRARSGTTIKPTTAEEDGGADPDPVYLLSGTTPGEKALWPKFEEMAVNGHCEPRVVNGDWLLDVAMRQELTFDKKYLWKGQEEAGGGGA from the exons ATGGCGGAACAGCATGAGAAGGCCCCATTGCTCGCCGACTGCGCTATCGCTTTCGTGCAAAGCAAGCAGCTCTCGAGCCAACTAATCTCCATT CTATCCGATGTCGCAAGAGAACACGGCGCCGAAGTGCTAGAGCCAGATCGCCAGGGAAAGATTCGTTGGAAGAAAGCAACCCACATTATTTCGAACACTATCGACTTTGAAGAATACACCGAGTCGCTGGCCGCCATGGTGCCCGTGGTCAAGTCGGACTGGATCAGAGTCAGCATTCATCGCAGAAAGCTGGCGCAGTTACGGCCCTACTCGCCAGATCCCCGCATGATCTTCTCAAGCGTGACCGTCACTTGCGCCGACATCCCAACCCTAGACAAGGAGGCAATCTGTGGTGGCGTTTTGGCCCTCGGGGGCATGGAGTCCAAGGATCTAAACAAGTTAACCACCCACATTTGCGCTCTCACACTGGAACACCCAAAGTGTCAGGAGGCGCTCgagaagaagttgaaggCCAAGATTGTCCTTCCTCATTG GTTCGACGACTGCTTCCGTCTGGGCAAACGAATCGACGAAGGTCCATATCTCCTCCCCGACCCGGAAGTCTTGCGCACTGCCTCCGAAGAACCGGTGAAAATCCCAAGTAGCCAGCAACTTGAGGGTGCTAGCTCTGCTGTCCCCAGTGGCCCATACGAACCgcaggggggggagaagcTCGTGGTGTTTTCGCAGAAGAAGGTTCTGTTGGGCGAcgacctccccatcaacgACTCGACCCGTAAGACCATTGGCGAGAAGATTGCAAGAGGTGGAGGCGAGGTTGTGGGGACGGTTGAAGAGTGCAATACCTTTGTCGGTCACTACCGTGATGGCGAGCAATACGTCAGGGCTTCACAAATGGGCAAAGACGTCGGCAACTTGGCGTGGCTCTACTATTTGATTGTGTACAACGAGTGGACTTCGCCGCTTCGGCGCTTGCTTCATTACCCAGTTCCAAGAGAACCTCTGCCAGGATTTAAGGACCTAAAGATCACACTCTCCAACTACGGTGGTGAGGCCCGTATCTACCTGGAGAACCTCGTCACGGCTGCCGGTGCTACATATACCCGAACGATGAAGGCAGAGAATACACATCTCATCACGGCTCGCCTGCATAGCGAGAAGTGTGAAGCCGCCAAGGACTGGAACATCGAGATCGTCAACCACCTCTGGATCGAGGAGAGCTATGTTGCCTGTCAGGCTCTGGCTCTCAACGACGACAAGTACAAAGCATGGCCTCGGCGAACGAATCTTGGCGAAGTTATTGGCAAAACCTTCCTCGACGAGACTGTGCTCCGCAATCTGTACTAcccaggaggagaggaacaCATGGATGCGgcagcaaagaagaagaagagagtgGCCGCAGCGGCGCAAAAGAACGCGCTCACCATGAACCTGGACAAGGACTTTGGCACCATGCAAGACTCGTTCATGGCGGATTCGAGCCCAGCGCCTGCTGCACCGGCAACGGCGAAGAAGGGGCGAAAGCCAAaggcggcggctgctgccgctCCAACCGCAGCCAACCTTGTCACGCCAGCCAAGGGTCGTCATCTTCGCACAGGGAAGGAGAATGATACCCCCCCCGTCCTGTCAAGCGGCAGCCGGAGTGCCAAAGCAGCTGCGCTCTCCAAGCTTCAGGATATTGCTCCGGATCTGGCGTTGTAtgagaaggaaaagaggagGCCACTGAAggatggggtttggggtggtAAGAGGGCGATGGATCAGATTGACAAGGAGAGAAGCACGAGAAGCTCTAGTCCGGCCGGCCATGCTGatgcggatgatgatgaagaggaagaggagactGGTGAGAAGAGCAGGCCGTCCAAGAGGCCGAGGTTGTCGCTGCCGAATGTCACGATGAGGATTTGCGCGACGGGGTACAAGAGATGGGTAGGGAATAAGAACTTGGAGGATTCGGACCGG AAGAAACTGCGCAACCTCGGCGTCACCCTGGTGCAAGACACCCAACCGTGCGACTACCTCGCCGCCCCCAAAGTCGTCCGCACGATGAAATTCCTCAAGTGCCTAGCCAAGGGCGCGGAAATAATCAACACTTCGTTCCTCGACGCCTGCCTCGAGACGAACAAGCGTCCGCCAGTGGAGGACCACTTTTTGGTTGACGAGGAAAACGAAAAGAagttcaacatcaacctcggGACGTCTGTCGGGCGCGCGCGCGCGAATAAAGGGAAGCTCCTGTGGAATGTGCCGATTTATTGCACGGCGGACATCAAGAACGGGGTGGAGAACTTTAAAGCCATTGCGGAGGCGAACGGGGCGATATTCAAGATTTATAGGGCGAGGAGTGGGACGACGATCAAGCCGAcgacggcggaggaggatggaggggcgGACCCGGACCCGGTGTATTTGCTGAGCGGGACCACGCCGGGGGAGAAGGCGCTGTGGCCCAAGTTTGAGGAGATGGCGGTTAATGGGCACTGCGagccgagggtggtgaatggGGATTGGTTGTTGGATGTGGCGATGAGGCAGGAGTTGACGTTTGATAAAAAGTATCTTTGGAaggggcaggaggaggccggggggggaggggcgtgA